From Streptomyces sp. NBC_01754, a single genomic window includes:
- a CDS encoding Cgl0159 family (beta/alpha)8-fold protein: protein MSAPAAESVADLVRLRAHHPEAVAEAAEARGRRPLVGPSGRLMIIAADHPARGALAVGNDAYAMADRFDLLRRLCLALSRPGVDGVLAGADVLEDLLLLGALEGRVVIGSMNRGGLAGAAFELDDRFTGHRPADLSRQRLDAGKLLLRIDHDDPGSLETLHTAARTVDEMAALRLPVFIEPFLCHRNGGGRLRIDLTPAAVTTSIAVASGLGGTSAYTWLKVPVTDDPDAMARVMHASTLPAVLLGGEVGGDLDRTYEKWRAALRLPTVRGLVAGRSLLYPADGDVAGAVDTAVGLL from the coding sequence ATGAGCGCGCCCGCCGCGGAGAGCGTCGCCGACCTCGTCCGCCTCCGGGCGCACCACCCCGAAGCCGTGGCCGAGGCGGCCGAGGCCCGGGGCAGGCGGCCCCTGGTCGGCCCCTCCGGGCGGCTGATGATCATCGCGGCGGACCATCCGGCGCGCGGTGCGCTGGCGGTCGGGAACGACGCCTACGCCATGGCCGACCGCTTCGACCTGCTGCGCAGGCTGTGCCTGGCCCTCTCCCGCCCCGGCGTCGACGGGGTCCTGGCCGGCGCCGACGTCCTGGAGGACCTGCTGCTGCTCGGCGCCCTGGAGGGCAGAGTCGTCATCGGGTCCATGAACCGAGGCGGCCTCGCGGGGGCCGCCTTCGAGCTCGACGACCGTTTCACCGGCCATCGTCCCGCCGACCTCTCGCGCCAGCGACTCGACGCGGGAAAACTCCTGCTGAGGATCGACCACGACGACCCCGGCTCACTGGAGACCCTGCACACCGCGGCCCGCACCGTGGACGAGATGGCCGCTCTCCGACTGCCGGTGTTCATCGAGCCGTTCCTCTGCCACCGCAACGGCGGCGGAAGACTCCGCATCGACCTGACACCCGCGGCCGTCACCACCTCGATCGCCGTTGCCTCCGGCCTCGGCGGCACCTCGGCGTACACCTGGCTGAAGGTTCCCGTCACCGACGACCCCGACGCCATGGCTCGGGTGATGCACGCCTCGACCCTGCCGGCCGTCCTGCTGGGCGGCGAAGTGGGAGGCGACCTGGACCGGACGTACGAGAAGTGGCGTGCCGCGCTGCGCCTGCCGACCGTACGAGGACTGGTCGCCGGGCGTTCGCTGCTCTACCCGGCCGACGGCGACGTGGCCGGCGCGGTCGACACGGCTGTCGGGCTGCTGTGA
- the iolC gene encoding 5-dehydro-2-deoxygluconokinase translates to MPEPYDVITMGRIGVDIYPLQTGVPLARVETFGKFLGGSPANVAVAAARLGRRVAVITRTGRDPFGDYLHSALEEFGVDDRWVTPVAGYPTPVTFCELFPPDDFPLYFYRQPKAPDLEIRGDELDLDAVREARIFWMTGTGLCAEPSRTATLTALRARSAAPGTAIPRATVFDLDWRPMFWAEGSGSDRTALCPSSSAPDRYREALAHATVAIGNVDECEIATGERDPYAAARALLAAGVELAVVKQGPAGVLAVHRDGTSAEIPPLPVEVVNGLGAGDAFGGALCHGLLSGWDTARIMRYANASGAIVTSRLPCSSAMPFPHEVAQALADGAVPGATPPTTTGAQATEAAEPPGVLAAPEPPGAPEGSGASGALGATP, encoded by the coding sequence ATGCCTGAGCCGTACGACGTGATCACCATGGGCCGGATCGGGGTGGACATCTACCCGTTGCAGACCGGTGTACCGCTGGCCCGCGTCGAGACCTTCGGCAAGTTCCTCGGCGGTTCACCGGCCAACGTCGCCGTGGCCGCGGCCAGACTGGGCCGCCGCGTCGCCGTGATCACCCGGACCGGCCGCGATCCCTTCGGCGACTATCTCCACAGTGCCCTGGAGGAGTTCGGGGTGGACGACCGGTGGGTGACCCCCGTCGCGGGGTACCCGACACCGGTCACCTTCTGCGAGCTGTTCCCGCCGGACGACTTCCCTCTCTACTTCTACCGGCAGCCCAAGGCGCCCGACCTGGAGATCCGCGGAGACGAACTCGACCTGGACGCGGTGCGCGAGGCCCGGATCTTCTGGATGACCGGCACCGGACTGTGTGCCGAGCCGAGCCGCACCGCGACCCTCACCGCCCTCCGGGCCCGCAGCGCCGCACCGGGGACCGCGATCCCTCGCGCCACCGTCTTCGATCTGGACTGGCGCCCCATGTTCTGGGCCGAGGGAAGCGGCTCCGACCGCACGGCCCTCTGCCCCTCCTCCTCGGCGCCCGACCGCTACCGCGAGGCACTCGCCCACGCCACGGTCGCCATCGGCAACGTCGACGAGTGCGAGATCGCGACCGGGGAGCGTGATCCGTACGCCGCCGCCCGCGCCCTGCTGGCCGCCGGCGTGGAGCTCGCCGTCGTCAAGCAGGGCCCCGCCGGTGTCCTCGCCGTACACCGGGACGGCACCTCGGCCGAGATCCCGCCCCTGCCGGTGGAGGTGGTCAACGGGCTGGGCGCCGGGGACGCGTTCGGCGGTGCCCTCTGCCACGGACTGCTCTCCGGCTGGGACACGGCACGCATCATGCGGTACGCGAACGCCTCCGGCGCGATCGTCACCTCCCGCCTCCCCTGTTCCTCGGCGATGCCCTTCCCCCACGAGGTCGCCCAAGCCCTCGCCGACGGCGCCGTCCCGGGCGCGACGCCGCCGACGACGACAGGGGCGCAAGCAACGGAAGCCGCTGAACCTCCTGGAGTGCTTGCAGCCCCTGAACCCCCTGGGGCACCTGAGGGTTCCGGAGCTTCCGGAGCCCTCGGAGCCACCCCATGA
- a CDS encoding sugar phosphate isomerase/epimerase family protein — protein sequence MTSFAPSPVGIRIGSAPDSWGVWFPDDPRQVPWERFLDEVSEAGYAWIELGPYGYLPTDPARLRDETARRGLAVSAGTVFTGLHHGPAVWDRTWAHVADNAALAQAMGAGHLVVIPSFWRDDKTGEVLEDRTLTAAQWRDLTAQTERLAREVRDRYGLRTVVHPHADTHIDGEENVNRFLDATDPDLVSLCLDTGHYAYCGGDSVKLIETYGERIGYLHLKQVDPEVLADVVARGVPFGPAVARGVMCEPPGGVPALEPVLDAARALGKDLFAIVEQDMYPCPPDKPLPIARRTRAFLRTCGPARPAP from the coding sequence ATGACCTCCTTCGCACCGTCTCCGGTCGGCATCCGCATCGGTTCGGCACCCGATTCGTGGGGGGTGTGGTTCCCCGACGATCCACGGCAGGTGCCATGGGAACGCTTCCTGGACGAGGTCTCCGAGGCGGGTTACGCGTGGATCGAGCTCGGCCCGTACGGCTACCTGCCGACCGACCCCGCGCGACTCCGGGACGAGACCGCCCGACGGGGTCTGGCCGTCTCCGCGGGGACCGTCTTCACGGGATTGCACCACGGCCCCGCCGTCTGGGACCGGACCTGGGCGCATGTCGCCGACAACGCGGCACTCGCCCAGGCCATGGGGGCCGGACACCTGGTGGTCATCCCGTCGTTCTGGCGGGACGACAAGACGGGCGAGGTGCTGGAGGACCGTACGCTCACGGCGGCGCAGTGGCGCGACCTCACCGCGCAGACCGAGCGACTGGCCCGCGAGGTTCGGGACCGCTACGGACTGCGGACCGTGGTGCACCCGCACGCCGACACTCACATCGACGGCGAGGAGAACGTCAACCGCTTCCTCGACGCCACCGACCCCGATCTGGTCTCGCTCTGCCTCGACACCGGTCACTACGCGTACTGCGGTGGCGACAGCGTGAAGCTCATCGAGACCTACGGCGAACGCATCGGATACCTGCACCTCAAGCAGGTCGATCCGGAGGTCCTCGCCGATGTCGTGGCACGGGGAGTGCCGTTCGGCCCGGCGGTGGCGCGCGGGGTGATGTGCGAACCGCCCGGCGGAGTGCCCGCGCTGGAACCGGTCCTGGACGCCGCACGCGCCCTGGGCAAGGACCTGTTCGCCATCGTCGAGCAGGACATGTACCCCTGCCCTCCCGACAAGCCCCTGCCCATCGCCCGCCGCACGCGCGCGTTCCTCCGCACCTGCGGCCCCGCCCGCCCGGCCCCCTGA
- a CDS encoding heavy-metal-associated domain-containing protein yields the protein MTAETETPRTTGSCCSPTGSCSDEAAEAPSDGVTTVYEVTGMTCGHCEGAVSEEISALEGVTSVTAEASSGRVTVTSAAALPEDVVRAAVDEAGYELAGRA from the coding sequence ATGACCGCCGAAACCGAGACCCCCCGGACCACCGGCTCCTGCTGCTCGCCCACCGGTTCCTGCTCCGACGAGGCGGCGGAAGCCCCGTCGGACGGCGTCACCACCGTGTACGAGGTGACGGGCATGACCTGCGGCCACTGCGAAGGCGCTGTGTCCGAGGAGATCTCCGCCCTGGAGGGCGTCACCTCCGTCACGGCCGAGGCGTCGAGCGGCCGGGTGACCGTGACCTCCGCGGCCGCGCTGCCCGAGGACGTCGTGCGCGCCGCGGTCGACGAAGCCGGTTACGAGCTCGCCGGCCGGGCCTGA
- a CDS encoding heavy metal translocating P-type ATPase — MAGTTTADAPAAETSEAELTIGGMTCASCAARIEKKLNRMDGVTAATVNYATEKARVRFAAGTTLDDLVATVVRTGYTARPVPRAAPAPPPAAPARRSGPSASPIHAPGDAPRDEPGAAEDDPATAQDAADRGAAEALAALRQRLLVSLTLSVPVILMAMVPALQFDNWQWLSLTLTAPVVVWGALPFHRATWTNLKHGAATMDTLVSVGTLAAFGWSVWALFFGHAGLAGMRHGFEFTVSRSDPSSTIYLEVAAGVITFILLGRYLEGRSKRQAGSALRALMHLGAKDVTVLRDGREVRIPVSRLAVGDRFVVRPGEKIATDGTVVEGSSAVDASMLTGESVPVDSASGDFVAGATLNVSGRLVVEATRVGADTQLARMAKLVEDAQSGKAAAQRLADRVSAVFVPVVLVIALVTLVTWLLITGDATASFTAAVAVLIIACPCALGLATPTALMVGTGRGAQLGILIKGPEVLETTRRADTIVLDKTGTVTTGRMTLGAVHTATGTDEADVLRLAGGLENASEHPIAQAIAAGAADRVTGALPTPEPFTNVPGLGVRGTVEGHEVLAGRPKLLADAGITLPDALSDALTGAAGQGRTAIAVAWDGEARGVLEVADAVKETSADAVAELRALGLRPILLTGDNQAVADAVARAVGIDEVYAEVMPEDKVDVVRRLQSEGRSVAMVGDGVNDAAALAVADLGLSMGTGTDAAIEAGDLTLVRGDLKVAADAIRLSRRTLSTIRSNLFWAFGYNVAALPLAAFGLLSPMIAGAAMAFSSVFVVTNSLRLRSFT, encoded by the coding sequence ATGGCCGGCACCACCACAGCTGACGCCCCGGCGGCGGAAACCTCCGAGGCCGAACTGACGATCGGCGGAATGACCTGCGCCTCGTGCGCGGCCCGCATCGAGAAGAAGCTCAACCGGATGGACGGCGTCACCGCCGCCACCGTCAACTACGCGACCGAGAAGGCCCGCGTCCGGTTCGCCGCCGGGACGACGCTCGACGACCTCGTCGCCACCGTCGTGCGGACCGGCTACACCGCGCGACCCGTACCCCGGGCGGCTCCCGCACCGCCTCCGGCCGCCCCGGCCCGCCGCAGCGGCCCGTCGGCGTCCCCCATACACGCCCCCGGCGACGCCCCTCGCGACGAGCCCGGTGCCGCCGAGGACGACCCCGCCACCGCCCAGGACGCGGCCGATCGCGGCGCCGCCGAGGCGTTGGCCGCACTGCGGCAGCGCCTGTTGGTCTCCTTGACGCTCTCCGTGCCCGTCATCCTGATGGCCATGGTCCCCGCCCTCCAGTTCGACAACTGGCAGTGGCTCTCCCTCACCCTCACCGCCCCCGTGGTCGTCTGGGGCGCGCTGCCCTTCCACCGCGCCACCTGGACGAACCTCAAGCACGGCGCGGCGACGATGGACACCCTGGTCTCGGTCGGGACCCTCGCCGCGTTCGGCTGGTCGGTGTGGGCCCTGTTCTTCGGCCACGCGGGCCTGGCGGGGATGCGGCACGGGTTCGAGTTCACCGTCTCCCGCTCGGACCCCTCCTCCACCATCTACCTGGAGGTCGCGGCCGGAGTCATCACCTTCATCCTGCTGGGCCGCTACCTGGAGGGCCGGTCCAAGCGACAGGCCGGTTCCGCCCTGCGCGCCCTGATGCACCTGGGTGCGAAGGACGTCACCGTCCTGCGCGACGGCAGGGAGGTACGGATCCCCGTGAGCCGGCTCGCCGTCGGGGACCGTTTCGTGGTCCGGCCCGGCGAGAAGATCGCCACGGACGGCACCGTCGTCGAGGGCTCCTCGGCCGTCGACGCCTCGATGCTCACCGGGGAGTCCGTACCGGTGGACTCCGCCTCGGGCGACTTCGTCGCGGGGGCCACGCTCAACGTCTCCGGTCGCCTCGTCGTCGAGGCGACCCGGGTCGGCGCGGACACCCAGCTGGCCCGGATGGCGAAGCTCGTCGAGGACGCCCAGAGCGGCAAGGCAGCCGCCCAGCGCCTCGCGGACCGCGTCTCCGCCGTCTTCGTCCCCGTCGTGCTGGTGATCGCCCTGGTCACACTGGTCACCTGGTTGCTGATCACCGGCGACGCCACCGCGTCGTTCACCGCCGCCGTCGCCGTACTGATCATCGCCTGCCCGTGCGCCCTCGGGCTCGCCACGCCCACCGCCCTGATGGTCGGCACCGGGCGCGGCGCCCAGCTCGGCATCCTCATCAAGGGCCCCGAGGTCCTGGAGACCACCCGCCGCGCCGACACCATCGTGCTCGACAAGACGGGTACGGTCACCACCGGCCGGATGACCCTGGGGGCCGTGCACACCGCGACCGGCACGGACGAGGCCGACGTACTGCGGCTCGCCGGCGGCCTGGAGAACGCCTCCGAGCACCCGATCGCCCAGGCGATCGCCGCCGGAGCGGCCGACCGCGTCACCGGGGCGCTGCCCACACCCGAGCCGTTCACCAACGTGCCGGGGCTCGGGGTACGCGGGACCGTCGAAGGACACGAGGTACTGGCCGGCCGTCCCAAGCTGCTCGCCGACGCGGGCATCACCCTGCCCGACGCGCTGTCCGACGCCCTGACGGGCGCCGCGGGGCAGGGGCGCACCGCGATCGCGGTCGCCTGGGACGGCGAGGCCAGGGGGGTGCTGGAGGTCGCCGACGCGGTGAAGGAGACCAGCGCGGACGCCGTCGCGGAGCTGCGCGCCCTCGGCCTGCGGCCGATCCTGCTCACCGGTGACAACCAGGCCGTCGCGGACGCGGTGGCCCGGGCCGTCGGGATCGACGAGGTCTACGCGGAGGTCATGCCGGAGGACAAGGTGGACGTGGTCCGCCGCCTCCAGTCCGAGGGCCGGTCGGTGGCGATGGTCGGTGACGGCGTCAACGACGCGGCGGCGCTCGCCGTCGCCGATCTCGGACTGTCGATGGGCACCGGGACGGACGCGGCGATCGAGGCGGGCGATCTCACGCTGGTTCGTGGAGATCTCAAGGTGGCCGCTGACGCCATCCGGCTGTCAAGGCGTACGCTGTCGACCATCAGAAGCAACCTCTTCTGGGCCTTCGGTTACAACGTGGCCGCACTGCCTCTGGCTGCGTTCGGGCTGCTCAGCCCCATGATTGCGGGTGCGGCGATGGCGTTTTCGTCGGTCTTCGTCGTGACGAACAGCCTGCGGCTGCGCTCCTTCACATAA
- a CDS encoding citrate synthase: MSEHTNNAVVLRYGDDEYTYPVIDSTVGDKGFDIGKLRANTGLVTLDSGYGNTAAYKSAITYLDGEQGILRYRGYPIEQLAESSSFLEVAYTLINGDLPKADELAAFKNEVTQHTLLHEDVKRFFDGFPRDAHPMAMLSSVVSALSTFYQDSHNPFDEEQRHLSTIRLLAKLPTIAAYAYKKSIGHPFVYPSNDLGYVENFLRMTFSVPAQEYVPDPVVVSALEKLLILHADHEQNCSTSTVRLVGSSQANMFASISAGISALWGPLHGGANQSVLEMLEGIQADGGDVDSFIEKVKNKEDGVRLMGFGHRVYKSFDPRAKIIKAAAHDVLSSLGKSDELLDIALKLEEHALSDDYFVSRNLYPNVDFYTGLIYRAMGFPSEMFTVLFAIGRLPGWVAQWHEMIKEPGSRIGRPRQIYTGEVLRDFVPVESR; this comes from the coding sequence GTGAGCGAGCACACCAACAACGCTGTAGTACTGCGGTACGGCGATGACGAGTACACCTACCCGGTGATCGACAGCACCGTCGGCGACAAGGGCTTCGACATCGGGAAGCTCCGGGCCAATACGGGCCTGGTCACGCTGGACAGCGGATACGGCAACACCGCCGCCTATAAATCCGCCATCACCTACCTCGACGGCGAACAGGGCATCCTGCGCTACCGCGGGTACCCGATCGAGCAGCTCGCGGAGAGCTCGTCGTTCCTCGAGGTCGCCTACACGCTGATCAACGGCGACCTTCCCAAGGCCGACGAGCTGGCGGCCTTCAAGAACGAGGTCACCCAGCACACGCTGCTGCACGAGGACGTCAAGCGCTTCTTCGACGGCTTCCCGCGTGACGCCCACCCGATGGCCATGCTGTCCTCGGTCGTCAGCGCGCTGTCCACGTTCTACCAGGACAGCCACAACCCGTTCGACGAGGAGCAGCGCCACCTCTCGACGATCCGGCTGCTGGCCAAGCTCCCGACGATCGCGGCGTACGCGTACAAGAAGTCGATCGGTCACCCGTTCGTCTACCCGAGCAACGACCTCGGCTACGTCGAGAACTTCCTGCGCATGACCTTCTCGGTCCCGGCCCAGGAGTACGTGCCGGACCCGGTCGTCGTCTCGGCGCTGGAGAAGCTGCTCATCCTGCACGCGGACCACGAGCAGAACTGCTCGACCTCCACCGTGCGTCTCGTCGGCTCCTCGCAGGCCAACATGTTCGCCTCCATCTCCGCCGGTATCTCCGCGCTGTGGGGCCCCCTGCACGGCGGTGCCAACCAGTCGGTGCTGGAGATGCTGGAAGGCATCCAGGCCGACGGCGGCGACGTCGACTCCTTCATCGAGAAGGTCAAGAACAAGGAGGACGGCGTCCGCCTGATGGGCTTCGGCCACCGGGTGTACAAGTCCTTCGACCCGCGCGCCAAGATCATCAAGGCGGCGGCCCACGACGTGCTGTCCTCGCTCGGCAAGTCCGACGAGCTCCTGGACATCGCGCTCAAGCTGGAGGAGCACGCGCTCTCCGACGACTACTTCGTCTCGCGCAACCTCTACCCCAACGTGGACTTCTACACCGGCCTGATCTACCGGGCCATGGGCTTCCCGAGCGAGATGTTCACCGTGCTGTTCGCGATCGGCCGGCTCCCCGGCTGGGTCGCCCAGTGGCACGAGATGATCAAGGAGCCGGGTTCCCGCATCGGCCGCCCGCGCCAGATCTACACCGGCGAGGTCCTGCGCGACTTCGTCCCCGTCGAGAGCCGCTGA
- the recD2 gene encoding SF1B family DNA helicase RecD2 produces MSNTAVLEGVLERITYANEENGYTVARVDTGRGSGDLLTVVGSLLGAQPGESLRMEGRWASHPQFGKQFQVDNYTTVLPATIQGIRRYLGSGLIKGIGPVMADRITTHFGVDTLDIIEQHPKRLVEVPGLGPKRTKMIAVAWEEQKAIKEVMVFLQSVGVSTSIAVRIYKKYADASISVVKNQPYRLAADVWGIGFLTADRIAQAVGIPHDSPERVKAGLQYALSQSTDQGHCFLPEERLIADGVKLLQVDTGLVIDCLAELAEDPEGVVREKVPGPEGGELVTAVYLVPFHRAELSLAAQVQRLLRTPEDRMPAFRDVDWDAALAWLARRTGVKLAPEQEAAVRLALSRKVAVLTGGPGCGKSFTVRSVVELARAKNAKVVLAAPTGRAAKRLSELTGAEASTVHRLLELKPGGDAAYDRERPLDADLVVVDEASMLDLLLANKLVKAVAPGAHILLVGDVDQLPSVGAGEVLRDLLAEDGPVPSVRLTTIFRQAQQSGVVTNAHRINAGVPPLTEGLNDFFLFVEDETEDAGVLAVDVAARRIPAKFGLNPRRDVQVLAPMHRGPAGAGHLNGLLQQAITPGRPGLAEKRFGGRVFRVGDKVTQIRNNYEKGENGVFNGTVGVVTALDPDEQSLTVLTDEDEEIAYDFDELDELSHAYAMTIHRSQGSEYPAVVVPVTTSAWMMLQRNLLYTAVTRAKKLVVLVGSRKAIGQAVRTVSAGRRCTGLAFRLRGGAAGDFAEK; encoded by the coding sequence ATGTCCAACACGGCAGTGCTCGAAGGCGTCCTGGAACGGATCACCTACGCCAACGAGGAGAACGGGTACACCGTCGCCCGCGTCGACACCGGGCGGGGGAGCGGTGACCTGCTCACCGTCGTGGGTTCGCTGCTGGGGGCGCAGCCCGGTGAGTCCCTGCGGATGGAGGGGCGTTGGGCCTCGCACCCGCAGTTCGGCAAGCAGTTCCAGGTGGACAACTACACGACGGTCCTCCCGGCCACGATCCAGGGCATCCGCCGCTATCTCGGTTCCGGACTGATCAAGGGCATCGGGCCGGTGATGGCCGACCGCATCACCACCCACTTCGGCGTGGACACCCTGGACATCATCGAGCAGCACCCGAAGCGGCTGGTCGAGGTGCCGGGGCTGGGTCCGAAGCGGACGAAGATGATCGCCGTGGCCTGGGAGGAGCAGAAGGCGATCAAGGAGGTCATGGTCTTCCTCCAGAGCGTCGGCGTCTCGACCTCCATCGCCGTCCGCATCTACAAGAAGTACGCCGACGCCTCGATCTCCGTCGTGAAGAACCAGCCCTACCGGCTGGCCGCGGACGTCTGGGGCATCGGTTTCCTCACCGCCGACCGCATCGCCCAGGCCGTCGGCATCCCGCACGACAGCCCGGAGCGGGTCAAGGCCGGCCTCCAGTACGCACTGTCGCAGTCCACCGACCAGGGGCACTGCTTCCTCCCCGAGGAACGGCTCATCGCGGACGGGGTCAAGCTCCTCCAGGTGGACACGGGGCTGGTGATCGACTGCCTGGCCGAGCTCGCCGAGGACCCGGAGGGCGTCGTGCGGGAGAAGGTGCCGGGCCCGGAGGGCGGGGAGCTGGTCACCGCCGTCTATCTGGTGCCCTTCCACCGTGCCGAGCTGTCGCTCGCCGCCCAGGTGCAGCGGCTGCTGCGTACGCCGGAGGACCGGATGCCGGCCTTCCGGGACGTGGACTGGGACGCGGCACTGGCCTGGCTGGCCCGGCGTACGGGGGTGAAGCTGGCGCCCGAGCAGGAGGCCGCCGTGCGGCTCGCGCTCAGCCGGAAGGTCGCCGTCCTGACCGGCGGGCCGGGCTGCGGCAAGTCGTTCACCGTCCGGTCCGTCGTCGAGCTGGCCCGCGCCAAGAACGCCAAGGTGGTACTGGCCGCGCCCACCGGCCGGGCGGCGAAGCGGCTCTCGGAGCTGACCGGCGCCGAGGCGTCCACCGTGCACCGGCTGCTGGAGCTGAAGCCCGGCGGTGACGCCGCGTACGACCGGGAGCGGCCGCTGGACGCCGATCTGGTGGTCGTCGACGAGGCGTCGATGCTCGATCTGCTGCTCGCCAACAAGCTGGTCAAGGCGGTGGCACCCGGTGCCCACATCCTCCTGGTCGGGGACGTGGACCAGCTGCCCTCGGTCGGCGCGGGGGAGGTGCTGCGCGATCTGCTCGCCGAGGACGGGCCGGTGCCGTCCGTGCGGCTGACCACGATCTTCCGGCAGGCCCAGCAGTCGGGGGTGGTCACCAACGCCCACCGCATCAACGCCGGCGTCCCGCCGCTCACCGAGGGGCTGAACGACTTCTTCCTCTTCGTGGAGGACGAGACGGAGGACGCGGGGGTGCTCGCGGTGGACGTCGCGGCCCGCCGCATCCCCGCCAAGTTCGGCCTGAACCCCCGCCGTGACGTGCAGGTACTCGCCCCGATGCACCGGGGACCGGCGGGCGCGGGCCATCTCAACGGCCTGCTCCAGCAGGCCATCACCCCGGGCCGCCCCGGCCTCGCGGAGAAGCGGTTCGGCGGCCGGGTCTTCCGGGTCGGCGACAAGGTCACCCAGATCCGGAACAACTACGAGAAGGGCGAGAACGGCGTCTTCAACGGCACGGTCGGCGTGGTCACCGCCCTCGACCCGGACGAGCAGTCGCTGACGGTCCTCACGGACGAGGACGAGGAGATCGCGTACGACTTCGACGAGCTCGACGAGCTGTCCCACGCCTACGCCATGACGATCCACCGTTCCCAGGGCAGCGAATACCCGGCGGTCGTCGTCCCCGTCACCACCAGCGCCTGGATGATGCTCCAGCGGAACCTGCTGTACACGGCGGTGACCAGGGCCAAGAAGCTCGTCGTCCTGGTCGGCTCACGCAAGGCCATCGGGCAGGCGGTCCGCACGGTTTCCGCCGGGAGACGCTGTACGGGACTGGCTTTCCGGCTGCGCGGAGGCGCCGCAGGAGACTTCGCGGAGAAATGA
- a CDS encoding helix-turn-helix domain-containing protein, whose amino-acid sequence MGDQLHTLRVEAGLSLRDLAAQTGLSATLLSQVERGVREPSLKTLRALSTVFGPSTASLFHARTPLTVHHSRPSERSRLLMPKGLVQYERLTPSNGQIEVLLGTLEPGQSSSEEQWGHVAVECAYVISGTVTVDLADQRFELQAGEALTFDAARPHRYTNTGTEAATYLASVTPPTP is encoded by the coding sequence ATGGGAGATCAGCTACACACTCTTCGGGTGGAGGCGGGACTCAGCCTGCGCGACCTCGCGGCGCAGACCGGTCTGTCGGCGACCCTCCTCAGCCAGGTGGAGCGGGGTGTCCGCGAGCCGAGCCTCAAGACCCTGCGCGCCCTGAGCACGGTCTTCGGCCCGTCCACCGCTTCGCTCTTCCACGCGCGGACCCCGCTCACGGTCCACCACAGCCGCCCCAGCGAACGCTCCCGGCTGCTGATGCCGAAGGGCCTCGTGCAGTACGAGCGCCTGACCCCGAGCAACGGCCAGATCGAGGTCCTGCTCGGGACGCTCGAACCCGGCCAGTCCTCCAGCGAGGAGCAGTGGGGCCACGTCGCGGTCGAGTGCGCCTACGTCATCAGCGGCACCGTCACCGTGGACCTCGCCGATCAGCGGTTCGAACTCCAGGCGGGTGAGGCCCTGACCTTCGACGCCGCGCGGCCCCACCGCTACACCAACACCGGTACCGAGGCCGCGACGTACCTGGCGTCGGTGACACCACCCACGCCGTAA